The genomic interval CTGGAATTTGAGGGAGGAAATAACATCCCCATTTTTTGCATAAAGAAGTGAATATATAATCCCAACAATTTATATTCTTAAGGAATTCTATTAAGCATCCTTTAAGAAAATAAAATCTGTTTCCCAACTCATTTTTCAAGTTAACTTCAAATTGTTCTGTACTATTCCTCTCTGTTAAATCAATTTTTTTATATTCATCTAACAAAAAAGATAATTTCTCACTAAAAACATTTATAGATGAAGGAGTAGAAATAAGGTTGGTTAATATGTTGTATATATCTTGAGTAAGCCTTAATTGTACCGCTAAGTCATGATTAACAGATTTCTGTTCTCCTAAGAGATATGCATATAATACGCCCTTTTGTTTATCAATAATTTCATCCTCAAATACTCCTATTTCATAATGCGGAATAGGCGTAAGTTTCGGAAGTGATCTTGTTTCAAGCTTATTAATATTTGCAACTATAGAATAATTTTTATAGTATTTGATCGCTTTATTACTTTGGGTATTTACTATAGTAATTTTATATGCATGCTCTGAGAAGAAATAGAAACAACAATTAGTCGGAGTCAGATTCAGAACATGAGAACAAACACAAACACCATCTTGTATTTCGTTTTCATAGAAATCCTGAGTTTGTTCATCATCTTCAAATTCAATAAGCATTGGATAATTATAACGTCCGACATCGTTAATAGTAAATTCAACTGGATATTTAAATAATACGATAGCGTTAAACGGACGAAGTTCTTCTATTTGTTCATAGGATTTATACCCAGTTAGTCGTTGAGCATAATGAGATATAGGCAAAATACATTCAGATTGAAGTAGATTGTCCATATTTAAACTTGATGTCGGTATATAGAATTTCATAACATATATATTTAGAATGGACCATTGGTACCTGCCTCATTTCCTGCATAGATATAGGAATCTGGTGTTGGTAATTTAGGCGCAAGATTATTAGTATATAAAAGATAAAGATTTTCCAATGGACGTGTTGTCGCTACATATAATGCAGACTCATTTTCAGCCATTGGATCTATATCCCAATTGACATAATTTTTGAATTCATTAAGCCCGCAACATGGAATAAATACATCATTAAATTGTAATCCTTTAGCACAGTGCCAAGTAATTATTTTAGGACTTGTTGATTTGAAGTCTATGTCCATATTATCGCGAGTCTTCCATTGAACAGGTATTCCTCTTGACACAAGATAATCTCGAATCATAATAACTTGATGATTATAATACACAAGAATGCCCACATCGGTTAAACCATTATTTATATATTCTATTATTTTATCAAGTTGAGATGTGGTTCGTATTAAACGTGGCTTTGGACCATGTTTGATACATGCAAATGACAAACGAGATGCGGGACGTATATATTCACCAATCTTAGCATTTTCAATAGTGAGACGATGGTTAATACATAAATCTTGTGGATGAATACCCAATTGTTTAGCCGTTTCCTCTACACTTTGGACAGGATGGTTTGGGAATTCCATTATTGATTGATTAGAATCTCCAAAAAACCAGCAGTATTTTCCATGACCCTTAAAATCTGCAATTTCATCAGCATTAAAGTCCTGACATTCATCTATGAACATATATGTAAATTGCGGTTTTGGAGAACGTTTCCATTCTTCAAAATAATATACATGACCTTCATTTTGTCCAATTTCTGCCAACTCATTGACAAAAAATTGTTTTAGTGATTTCGTATATACTATAATTGCATATGAACTTGTTAGCGTTGAAACTTGCTTGGCTTTCTTTAAAAGAGTCAACGATTTTCCAGAACCTGCAACTCCCTTAACTATTGCGGTTCGTTCTGCAGACATATTGATGACTATCTGCTGGTCTTTGTCTGGTGTAAGATTATCTAGTGCCATAAGTTATAAGATGTATTTTTATCTGCCAACGGATTTATTGCACGACATGTTTTTGATGGATATCCTGCCATTACTTCCTGAGCAAATGATTTATTACAAATTATTCTGTATGCGATTTTACTTATATCATTATTCTTTTCTCTATGAGATACATAAAAAATATCTTGCATATAACA from Alistipes dispar carries:
- a CDS encoding 3'-5' exonuclease, which codes for MALDNLTPDKDQQIVINMSAERTAIVKGVAGSGKSLTLLKKAKQVSTLTSSYAIIVYTKSLKQFFVNELAEIGQNEGHVYYFEEWKRSPKPQFTYMFIDECQDFNADEIADFKGHGKYCWFFGDSNQSIMEFPNHPVQSVEETAKQLGIHPQDLCINHRLTIENAKIGEYIRPASRLSFACIKHGPKPRLIRTTSQLDKIIEYINNGLTDVGILVYYNHQVIMIRDYLVSRGIPVQWKTRDNMDIDFKSTSPKIITWHCAKGLQFNDVFIPCCGLNEFKNYVNWDIDPMAENESALYVATTRPLENLYLLYTNNLAPKLPTPDSYIYAGNEAGTNGPF